One Gossypium raimondii isolate GPD5lz chromosome 3, ASM2569854v1, whole genome shotgun sequence genomic window carries:
- the LOC105794142 gene encoding uncharacterized protein At2g29880-like: MSGFSQSSVSFQNSRGTKKKWVPEEDAALVACMVDLHNVGTFNADTGFKAGYLNELEKMLEKVLPNAMLKAKPNLESRIRILKRNWSIVYDMLSGKNNSGFGWDEHRQVVVAEDAVWNSYINSHKEAGQFKHSSFPYYDQLTAIYAKD; the protein is encoded by the exons ATGTCAGGTTTTTCACAATCAAGTGTTTCTTTCCaaaattctcgaggaaccaaaaagaaatgggttccagaagaagatgctgCGTTGGTTGCCTGTATGGTcgacttgcacaatgttggaaccttCAATGCTGATACGGGATTCAAAGCTGGTTATTTaaatgagttggaaaaaatgttagaaaaagttTTACCTAATGCCATGTTGAAGGCTAAACCTAATCTTGAATCGAGGATTAGGATATTGAAAAGGAATTGGTCAATCGTTTATGACATGCTTAGTGGAaaaaacaatagcggttttggttgggatgaGCATAGACAGGttgttgttgctgaagatgcggtgtggaactcatatataaat AGTCATAAAGAAGCCGGTCAATTCAAACATAGTAGTTTCCCTTATTATGACCAACTTACTGCCATCTACGCAAAAGATTGA